Proteins from a single region of Bogoriella caseilytica:
- a CDS encoding cupin domain-containing protein yields the protein MGADEEPGSDIMTGSGSTLPDSTFPGGTLVSRLDVYGDAAPDGICGGSPHLHTVSTEAYIVISGHGALQSLSADGFRETPLEAGAIVWFTPGVIHRAVNHGELQAVVLMSNSGLPEAGDAVMTFPPEHLADAQTYAETAALREDPGHRAERAARRRDLAVEGFLALKTAVEAGDSSALTAFYEAAGAIVRERAQTWPDLVRRRPLATAEASLAMAQAVASGDLEHLLDARVQQAVPAEALGFGMCGRLRTYDVTDQA from the coding sequence GTGGGAGCAGACGAAGAACCAGGCAGTGACATCATGACCGGCTCCGGATCGACCCTGCCCGACTCGACCTTCCCCGGTGGCACCCTGGTCTCCCGGCTCGACGTCTACGGCGACGCCGCCCCCGACGGCATCTGCGGCGGCTCACCCCATCTGCACACCGTGTCCACCGAGGCTTACATCGTGATCTCCGGGCATGGCGCCCTGCAGAGCCTCTCCGCGGACGGATTCCGCGAGACGCCGCTCGAGGCAGGGGCCATCGTGTGGTTCACGCCCGGCGTCATCCACCGCGCCGTCAACCACGGCGAGCTGCAGGCGGTCGTGCTCATGAGCAACTCCGGGCTGCCCGAGGCAGGCGATGCGGTCATGACCTTCCCGCCGGAGCACCTCGCCGACGCGCAGACCTACGCCGAGACTGCCGCCCTGAGAGAGGACCCCGGCCACCGGGCCGAGCGAGCCGCACGACGACGCGACCTCGCGGTCGAAGGCTTCCTCGCCCTGAAAACCGCGGTCGAGGCCGGCGACTCGTCAGCACTGACCGCCTTCTACGAGGCCGCCGGTGCGATCGTCCGCGAGCGGGCCCAGACCTGGCCCGATCTGGTGCGCCGCCGCCCACTCGCCACGGCCGAGGCCAGTCTGGCCATGGCGCAGGCCGTCGCCTCGGGAGACCTCGAGCATCTGCTCGATGCTCGAGTGCAGCAGGCGGTGCCGGCGGAGGCGCTCGGCTTCGGGATGTGCGGGCGGTTGCGCACCTACGACGTCACCGATCAGGCCTGA
- the uvrB gene encoding excinuclease ABC subunit UvrB, producing MRPVTDLQRTVAPFEVVSEYSPSGDQPTAIAELTERVQAGEKDVVLLGATGTGKSATTAWLIEKLQRPTLVMAPNKTLAAQLATEFRELLPHNAVEYFVSYYDYYQPEAYVPQSDTYIEKDSSINDEVERLRHSATNSLLTRRDTVVVASVSCIYGLGTPQEYVDRMVQLKVGDQISRDDLLRRFVQMQYVRNDHAFTRGTFRVRGDTIEIIPVYEELAIRIEMFGDEIDALSALHPLTGDIVNSEQSVHVFPATHYVAGPERMERAIGSIESELEERLAELEAQNKLLEAQRLRMRTTYDIEMMRQIGSCSGIENYSRHIDGRGPGTAPHTLLDYFPEDFLLVIDESHVTVPQIGAMYEGDMSRKRTLVDHGFRLPSAMDNRPLKWEEFLERIGQTVYLSATPGDFEMAQSDGVVEQIIRPTGLVDPEVVVKPTEGQIDDLLGEIRDRVDRDERVLVTTLTKKMAEDLTDYMLERGVQVRYLHSDVDTLQRVELLRELRMGTYDVLVGINLLREGLDLPEVSLVSILDADKEGFLRSPRSLIQTIGRAARNVSGQVHMYADTVTRSMSQAIEETNRRREKQVAYNTENGITPTALRKKIADVTDMLAREEIDTQELLAGGYRKSPKRPAAGGEATSREKLAGAAASDLAGLIQDLNDQMHAAAEELQFELAARLRDEISGLKKELRQMQAAN from the coding sequence ATGCGCCCCGTCACCGACCTGCAGCGGACCGTCGCCCCCTTCGAGGTGGTCTCCGAGTACAGCCCCTCCGGCGACCAGCCCACCGCAATCGCCGAGCTGACCGAGCGCGTGCAGGCGGGGGAGAAGGACGTCGTCCTGCTCGGTGCCACCGGTACCGGGAAGTCCGCGACCACGGCCTGGCTGATCGAGAAACTGCAACGCCCCACCCTGGTGATGGCGCCGAACAAGACGCTCGCGGCGCAGCTCGCCACCGAGTTCCGCGAACTGCTGCCGCACAACGCCGTCGAGTACTTCGTCTCGTACTACGACTACTACCAGCCCGAGGCCTACGTCCCGCAGTCGGACACCTACATCGAGAAGGACTCCTCGATCAACGACGAAGTGGAGCGCCTGCGGCACAGCGCCACCAACTCCCTGCTCACCCGGCGCGACACCGTGGTGGTCGCCTCCGTCTCCTGCATCTACGGCCTGGGAACCCCCCAGGAGTACGTGGACCGCATGGTGCAGCTCAAGGTCGGTGACCAGATCTCCCGCGACGATCTGCTGCGCCGCTTCGTGCAGATGCAGTACGTGCGTAACGACCACGCCTTCACCCGCGGCACCTTCCGCGTGCGGGGCGACACCATCGAGATCATCCCGGTCTACGAAGAGCTCGCCATCCGCATCGAGATGTTCGGTGACGAGATCGACGCCCTCTCCGCCCTGCACCCGCTCACCGGTGACATCGTGAACTCCGAGCAGTCCGTGCACGTCTTCCCCGCCACGCATTACGTGGCCGGTCCCGAGCGGATGGAACGCGCCATCGGCAGCATCGAATCCGAACTCGAGGAGCGCCTGGCCGAACTCGAAGCGCAGAACAAGCTGCTCGAAGCCCAGCGGCTGCGCATGCGCACCACCTACGACATCGAGATGATGCGCCAGATCGGCTCCTGCTCCGGCATCGAGAACTACTCACGCCACATCGATGGCCGCGGCCCGGGCACCGCGCCGCACACGCTGCTGGACTACTTCCCCGAGGACTTCCTCCTCGTCATCGATGAGTCCCACGTGACCGTGCCACAGATCGGCGCCATGTACGAGGGCGACATGTCGCGAAAGCGCACTCTGGTCGACCACGGCTTTCGCCTGCCCTCGGCCATGGACAACCGGCCGCTGAAGTGGGAGGAGTTCCTCGAGCGCATCGGCCAGACCGTCTACCTCTCCGCCACCCCTGGTGACTTCGAGATGGCGCAGTCCGACGGCGTGGTCGAGCAGATCATCCGGCCCACCGGGCTGGTCGATCCCGAGGTGGTGGTCAAGCCGACCGAGGGGCAGATCGACGATCTGCTGGGAGAGATCCGCGACCGGGTCGATCGTGACGAGCGCGTGCTGGTCACCACCCTGACAAAGAAGATGGCCGAGGACCTCACTGACTACATGCTCGAGCGCGGCGTGCAGGTCCGCTACCTGCACTCCGATGTGGACACCCTGCAGCGGGTGGAGCTCCTACGCGAGCTGCGCATGGGCACCTACGACGTGCTGGTGGGCATCAACCTGTTGCGCGAGGGTTTGGACCTGCCGGAGGTCTCCTTGGTCTCCATCCTGGATGCGGACAAGGAAGGCTTCCTCCGCTCCCCGCGCTCGCTCATCCAGACCATCGGCCGCGCCGCGCGAAACGTCTCCGGGCAGGTGCACATGTACGCCGACACCGTCACCCGATCCATGTCGCAGGCCATCGAAGAGACCAATAGGCGCCGGGAGAAACAGGTCGCCTACAACACCGAGAACGGCATCACCCCGACGGCGCTGCGCAAGAAGATCGCCGACGTCACCGACATGCTCGCCCGCGAGGAAATCGACACCCAGGAACTGCTCGCGGGCGGCTACCGCAAGAGTCCCAAGCGCCCCGCCGCCGGAGGAGAGGCCACCAGCCGTGAGAAGCTCGCCGGTGCTGCGGCCTCGGACCTCGCCGGGCTGATCCAGGATCTCAATGACCAGATGCACGCGGCCGCCGAGGAACTCCAGTTCGAGCTCGCCGCCCGGCTACGGGACGAGATCTCCGGGCTGAAGAAGGAACTCCGCCAGATGCAGGCCGCGAACTGA
- a CDS encoding GTP pyrophosphokinase: MIATAADEFGERGVLSQESILEMRQELLTTLSITQGEAEELALQLRTVRDQFAELHMVYQSGIDEVLTKVTILQREFEATHEHSPIEHVTSRLKSPESLVRKIVRLGLEPHVPAVRKTIRDIAGIRITCSFVSDVYWIASMLERQPDLTILQVKDYVAKPKPNGYRSLHLILEVPIFLSDRTEQVPVEMQIRTSAMDFWASVEHKLSYKYDGEVPTHLRAELQTAAERAADMDVQMERLRAELNGSASGTHRA; this comes from the coding sequence ATGATCGCCACGGCGGCAGATGAGTTCGGTGAGCGTGGAGTGCTGTCGCAAGAGAGCATCCTGGAGATGCGGCAGGAGCTCCTGACCACGCTCTCCATCACCCAGGGCGAAGCAGAGGAGCTCGCCCTCCAGCTGCGTACGGTGCGTGATCAGTTCGCCGAGCTGCACATGGTCTACCAGTCGGGCATCGACGAGGTGCTCACCAAGGTGACGATCCTCCAGCGCGAGTTCGAGGCCACCCACGAGCACAGCCCCATCGAGCACGTCACCTCGCGCCTGAAGTCGCCGGAGTCCCTGGTGCGCAAGATCGTGCGTCTCGGTCTGGAGCCACATGTGCCCGCAGTGCGCAAGACGATCAGGGACATCGCCGGCATCCGCATCACCTGCAGCTTCGTCTCCGACGTCTATTGGATCGCCTCGATGCTCGAGCGCCAGCCCGACCTGACCATCCTGCAGGTCAAGGACTACGTCGCCAAGCCCAAACCAAACGGCTACCGCTCGCTGCACCTGATCCTCGAGGTGCCGATCTTCCTCTCCGACCGCACCGAGCAGGTGCCGGTGGAGATGCAGATCCGCACCTCGGCCATGGATTTCTGGGCCAGCGTGGAACACAAGCTGTCGTACAAGTACGACGGCGAGGTGCCCACGCACCTGCGGGCGGAACTCCAGACGGCGGCCGAGCGGGCTGCCGACATGGACGTGCAGATGGAGCGGTTGCGCGCCGAGCTCAACGGCTCGGCCTCCGGCACCCACCGGGCCTAG
- a CDS encoding LacI family DNA-binding transcriptional regulator: MAQRTTSRDVATRAGVSQSTVSHVLTGRPGISEATRERVLAAMAELRYRPNLAARSMRTRKSGRLAVVLPLATPGVATILSGAAEAAGEAGYVLELQGLAGSAKERTHRLLDMIDTGEFEGILSFTDLPGNLDEEDEHTTVLVLPEYDEDLHVSGAMVDAGAVTEIVEQLATQGHRRFLHLAGPEEYASARARRAVYEKAIADHGLESLGVVTGPWSGRSGERAIRELPSGAPPLAVIAANDVIAAGAIRGALARGWTVPGDLSVTGWDDLPLAGVMVPALTTVSIDRRALGAYAVRRLLAAMRGDEEPPGPGSLTRVIWRESAGAPPPKEGNP; the protein is encoded by the coding sequence ATGGCGCAGCGCACCACCAGCCGTGACGTGGCCACCCGGGCGGGGGTCTCCCAATCCACCGTCTCCCATGTCCTCACCGGCCGCCCCGGCATCTCGGAAGCCACCCGGGAGCGGGTGCTGGCTGCCATGGCCGAGCTGCGCTACCGTCCCAACCTCGCCGCGCGGTCCATGCGCACCCGGAAGTCCGGGCGCCTCGCCGTCGTCCTACCGCTGGCCACCCCGGGCGTCGCGACCATCCTCTCTGGAGCGGCGGAGGCCGCGGGGGAGGCCGGATACGTGCTGGAACTCCAGGGCCTGGCCGGCTCCGCCAAGGAACGAACACACCGCCTCCTCGACATGATCGATACCGGCGAGTTCGAAGGCATCCTCTCCTTCACCGACCTTCCCGGGAACCTGGACGAGGAGGATGAGCACACGACTGTCCTCGTGCTGCCCGAGTATGACGAGGATCTGCACGTCTCCGGCGCGATGGTCGATGCCGGTGCGGTGACGGAGATCGTCGAGCAGCTCGCCACCCAGGGCCACCGGCGGTTCCTGCACCTCGCGGGCCCCGAGGAGTACGCCTCCGCTCGTGCTCGCCGTGCCGTCTACGAGAAGGCCATCGCCGACCATGGACTGGAGTCCCTCGGCGTCGTCACCGGGCCGTGGAGCGGTCGATCGGGTGAGCGCGCCATCCGAGAGCTGCCGTCCGGGGCGCCACCCCTGGCGGTGATCGCCGCGAACGATGTCATCGCGGCCGGAGCGATCCGCGGTGCCCTGGCACGCGGTTGGACCGTTCCCGGTGACCTCAGCGTCACCGGCTGGGACGACCTCCCCCTGGCCGGTGTGATGGTCCCGGCCCTCACCACGGTGTCGATCGACCGCCGTGCCTTGGGCGCCTATGCCGTACGCCGCCTGCTGGCTGCCATGCGCGGGGACGAAGAGCCGCCGGGTCCCGGCAGCCTGACCCGGGTGATCTGGCGCGAATCCGCCGGTGCACCCCCACCCAAAGAAGGGAATCCCTGA
- a CDS encoding TerC family protein — protein sequence MDVPMLAWIGLVTVILTMISVDVLGHLRTPHTPSLREAAWWSAAYVGIGLLFGLAVWAGWGAERSADYYSGFILEKSLSVDNLFVFVIIIAAFRVPRHYQQAVLLSGILVAIVLRGVFIAFGVAIIERWSAVFYLFGAFLIYTAIAQAREGKLQPETGEEYQESGVIRLVRRVIPVSADYEGGKLTTRQHGRWMITPLLLVVVALGSIDVIFALDSIPAIFAITQEPFLVFAANAFSLLGLRQLYFLIDGLLDRLTYLHYGLAAILAYIGAKQIIHALHENSLGFLNDGEPWTVIPEPGRFLSLGVIVVVLTVTVLASLRSGRGTDGTEVSEVQGAKLELAERPGGRVGRSDRCVER from the coding sequence ATGGACGTGCCCATGCTCGCCTGGATCGGCCTCGTGACCGTCATCCTCACCATGATCTCGGTCGACGTGCTCGGCCACCTGCGCACCCCGCACACTCCTTCGCTGCGAGAAGCCGCCTGGTGGTCCGCCGCCTACGTGGGGATCGGCCTCCTGTTCGGCCTCGCCGTCTGGGCTGGGTGGGGGGCGGAACGGAGCGCCGACTACTACTCGGGCTTCATCCTGGAGAAGAGCCTGTCGGTGGACAACCTCTTCGTCTTCGTCATCATCATCGCGGCCTTCCGGGTGCCGCGGCACTACCAGCAAGCCGTACTGCTCTCCGGGATCCTCGTCGCCATCGTGCTCCGCGGAGTCTTCATCGCCTTCGGCGTCGCCATCATCGAACGATGGAGCGCCGTGTTCTACCTGTTCGGTGCCTTCCTCATCTACACCGCGATCGCCCAGGCACGTGAGGGCAAGCTCCAGCCCGAAACCGGCGAGGAGTACCAGGAGAGCGGCGTGATCCGCCTCGTCCGGCGCGTGATTCCGGTGAGCGCGGACTACGAGGGGGGCAAGCTCACCACCCGACAGCACGGGCGGTGGATGATCACCCCGCTGCTACTCGTCGTCGTGGCCCTCGGCTCGATCGACGTGATCTTCGCGCTCGATTCCATCCCGGCGATCTTCGCGATCACGCAGGAACCGTTCCTCGTGTTCGCCGCGAACGCCTTCTCCCTGCTGGGCCTGCGGCAGCTGTACTTCCTCATCGATGGCTTGCTCGACCGTCTCACCTACCTGCACTACGGTCTGGCGGCGATTCTCGCGTACATCGGCGCCAAACAGATCATCCACGCACTGCACGAGAACAGCCTCGGCTTCCTCAACGACGGGGAGCCATGGACGGTGATCCCGGAGCCGGGGCGCTTCCTCTCCCTCGGCGTCATCGTCGTGGTCTTGACCGTCACCGTGCTCGCCAGCCTGCGATCAGGGCGCGGCACGGATGGCACTGAAGTCAGCGAGGTTCAGGGCGCGAAGCTGGAGCTGGCTGAGCGCCCCGGCGGGCGGGTGGGGCGCTCAGACCGCTGCGTGGAGCGCTAG
- a CDS encoding Gfo/Idh/MocA family protein encodes MTSAPAKPLRAGIIGTGGIAQSHARAMTTLEGEIDLVAVTDLDRDRAAAFAAEHGDPTVFLNAQELLESAELDLVSICTPPQTHAPLAITAMRAGITALVEKPTALSLAEVDEIAEVETETGVQTLTVFQHRFGVAARRLGELVDSGALGRPLVATCDTLWFRPDSYFDVPWRGRWDIEGGGPTMGHGIHQFDLLLSVLGDWQEITAVAARQLRPTDTEDVSAALVRMQSGAVVTVMNSLLSPRETSRVRFDFERATVEVEHLYGYQSSDWIFTPAPGHEELAEQWNPAEDGTSGHRHQLAAIAQALTAGERAGVDLAEARRTLEFAAATYASAFRRTPITAGQIAGDDPFMTSMSGGMVPWEQTKNQAVTS; translated from the coding sequence ATGACTTCCGCCCCTGCCAAACCTCTGCGAGCCGGCATTATCGGTACGGGCGGCATCGCCCAGTCGCATGCGCGTGCGATGACCACACTTGAGGGCGAGATCGACCTCGTGGCCGTCACCGATCTCGATCGCGATCGCGCTGCCGCCTTCGCCGCCGAGCACGGTGATCCGACGGTCTTCCTCAACGCCCAGGAGCTGCTGGAGAGCGCAGAGCTCGACCTCGTCAGCATCTGCACCCCGCCGCAGACCCACGCGCCGCTCGCGATCACCGCGATGCGTGCCGGCATCACAGCGCTGGTGGAGAAGCCCACAGCGCTCAGTCTGGCCGAGGTCGATGAGATCGCCGAGGTCGAGACCGAGACCGGCGTGCAGACGCTCACCGTCTTCCAGCATCGCTTTGGGGTCGCCGCGCGACGGCTGGGCGAACTCGTCGACTCCGGGGCACTGGGCCGTCCACTGGTAGCCACCTGTGACACGCTCTGGTTCCGCCCCGATTCCTACTTCGACGTGCCCTGGCGCGGCCGGTGGGACATCGAAGGCGGCGGCCCGACCATGGGCCACGGCATCCACCAGTTCGACCTTCTGCTGTCCGTGCTGGGGGACTGGCAGGAGATCACCGCCGTGGCTGCGCGCCAGCTGCGCCCCACGGACACCGAGGACGTCTCCGCTGCGCTGGTGCGCATGCAGAGTGGTGCCGTCGTGACGGTGATGAACTCCCTGCTCTCGCCCCGGGAGACCTCACGCGTGCGGTTCGACTTCGAGCGGGCCACCGTCGAGGTCGAGCACCTCTACGGCTACCAGAGCAGCGACTGGATCTTCACGCCCGCGCCGGGGCACGAGGAGCTCGCCGAACAGTGGAATCCGGCGGAGGATGGCACCAGCGGCCACCGCCACCAGCTCGCCGCGATCGCGCAGGCTCTGACCGCCGGGGAACGGGCGGGGGTTGACCTCGCCGAGGCGCGCCGCACCCTGGAGTTCGCCGCGGCCACCTACGCCTCGGCTTTCCGCCGCACGCCCATCACCGCCGGTCAGATCGCGGGGGACGACCCCTTCATGACCTCGATGAGCGGCGGCATGGTGCCGTGGGAGCAGACGAAGAACCAGGCAGTGACATCATGA